In Flavobacterium gelatinilyticum, a genomic segment contains:
- a CDS encoding PRTRC system protein E — translation MNTNFFNQIAQLQIIGDLHITIAKGAEDRLIVLVMLQNEACGDTAKHSIPPLNLRGTAEELDSGFFENITAPMQSASGLMVDMEGYMKQLEQTKMQSAMEKEKEDKQKKEQEAKDKKFSDAIAKANELEKEGKFREAWIKVPEIHEFPLKAEEIRRRKAELSAQFAPDLFGSTTETAKPEPPREALFPEYANDSSDAQEHETEEEETEYWEDDPEAEE, via the coding sequence ATGAATACCAATTTTTTCAATCAGATAGCGCAGTTGCAGATTATAGGGGATTTGCACATTACAATAGCAAAAGGCGCAGAGGACAGGCTTATTGTACTGGTCATGCTCCAAAACGAGGCGTGCGGGGATACTGCAAAGCACAGCATACCGCCTTTAAACCTGCGGGGAACAGCCGAGGAACTCGACAGCGGTTTTTTTGAGAATATAACAGCGCCCATGCAGTCCGCCTCGGGTCTTATGGTGGACATGGAAGGCTATATGAAACAGCTCGAGCAGACCAAAATGCAGTCGGCAATGGAAAAGGAAAAGGAAGACAAGCAGAAAAAAGAACAGGAAGCCAAAGACAAAAAATTCAGCGATGCCATAGCAAAAGCCAACGAACTGGAAAAAGAAGGGAAATTCCGTGAGGCATGGATAAAAGTGCCCGAAATACATGAGTTTCCACTAAAAGCGGAGGAGATACGAAGACGCAAAGCTGAATTATCAGCCCAGTTTGCGCCCGATTTGTTCGGAAGTACAACAGAAACTGCAAAACCCGAACCACCCCGAGAGGCGCTTTTTCCCGAGTATGCTAATGATAGTAGTGATGCACAGGAACATGAAACGGAAGAGGAAGAAACGGAATATTGGGAAGATGACCCCGAAGCAGAGGAGTAG
- a CDS encoding PRTRC system protein B: MNNAVDIAEGFGTLYHPKSALVLYESKGLDKEVYVEHFDMDRNGTPINAHPLTEREAVALAKALLTEKQKQSAFLKPVGILPTTILHINPSRDKGAVIWYTKSQKRPLYFIEGLGIPSGQGFVPSMIWQANKNSLRVFAVLSNRRPTEKTTLYYAPFFNIYEDGRVCMGSVSIDIKNSASVEEFTRAWEDYFFNSYFSHLMGENSPVKGNCVSLWKDLISTGKAFPTAVLKKNNKTLKNLLS, translated from the coding sequence ATGAATAATGCAGTTGATATAGCAGAGGGTTTCGGGACGCTTTACCACCCGAAATCCGCCCTTGTTTTATATGAAAGTAAAGGTTTAGATAAAGAAGTATATGTAGAGCATTTTGATATGGATAGAAACGGCACGCCTATCAATGCGCATCCGTTGACAGAGCGTGAAGCAGTGGCGCTCGCCAAAGCACTTCTAACCGAAAAGCAGAAGCAGTCTGCTTTTTTAAAACCCGTCGGGATTCTGCCAACCACTATACTGCACATCAATCCAAGCAGGGACAAAGGCGCTGTGATATGGTACACCAAATCCCAAAAAAGACCGCTTTATTTTATAGAGGGCTTGGGGATTCCAAGCGGTCAGGGGTTTGTGCCTTCCATGATCTGGCAGGCAAATAAAAACAGCCTTAGGGTATTTGCCGTTTTAAGCAACAGAAGACCCACGGAGAAAACAACACTGTACTATGCGCCATTTTTCAATATCTATGAGGATGGCAGGGTATGTATGGGCTCGGTGAGTATCGATATTAAAAACTCTGCATCGGTGGAGGAATTTACAAGGGCGTGGGAGGATTATTTTTTCAACAGCTACTTCAGCCACCTGATGGGAGAGAACAGCCCCGTAAAAGGCAACTGCGTCAGCCTGTGGAAAGACTTAATCTCGACAGGCAAAGCCTTTCCCACAGCAGTATTGAAAAAGAATAACAAAACACTTAAAAACCTATTGTCATGA
- a CDS encoding PRTRC system ThiF family protein: protein MNTEKTKMHFTDPYLISPTNPIAVNLIGAGGTGSKVLTALMEMNHSLTALGHAGLSVRLWDDDIITNANLGRQRFAPSEVGLYKSVALINRANRFTGTNWKAETVKFVKDSFGKLPSNAKASIYITCTDSVKSRFEIADILKYSNQRHHRDDPKYWMDFGNSQYTGQVILATVGEIPQPKSEKFETVERLPFLTEEFGELLQESETKDDTPSCSLAEALEKQDLFINSALAQMGCSLLWNLFREGMTENRGFFLNLKDFRSQPIGVG from the coding sequence ATGAATACCGAGAAAACCAAAATGCATTTTACAGACCCTTATTTGATAAGCCCGACTAATCCAATAGCGGTTAACCTTATCGGGGCAGGCGGCACAGGCTCAAAGGTGCTGACCGCTCTTATGGAAATGAACCACAGCCTCACAGCCCTCGGGCATGCAGGGCTTTCGGTTCGTCTTTGGGATGATGATATTATCACAAATGCCAACCTTGGCAGACAGCGTTTTGCGCCCAGCGAGGTCGGACTGTATAAATCCGTGGCACTTATCAACCGTGCCAACCGTTTTACGGGTACAAACTGGAAAGCGGAAACCGTCAAATTTGTAAAGGATAGCTTTGGAAAACTGCCGAGTAATGCCAAGGCAAGTATTTACATTACTTGTACAGACAGCGTGAAGTCCCGTTTTGAAATTGCCGATATTTTAAAGTATAGCAACCAAAGGCATCACAGGGACGACCCCAAATACTGGATGGATTTTGGCAACAGCCAGTATACAGGGCAGGTCATACTCGCTACTGTTGGGGAAATTCCACAGCCTAAGTCCGAAAAATTTGAAACGGTGGAGCGTCTGCCGTTTTTGACCGAGGAATTTGGGGAGCTTCTACAGGAATCTGAAACGAAGGACGACACGCCGAGCTGTTCGCTTGCCGAGGCGCTTGAAAAACAGGATTTGTTTATTAATTCCGCTTTGGCGCAGATGGGATGCTCGCTATTGTGGAATCTGTTTCGAGAGGGAATGACGGAGAACCGTGGATTTTTTCTGAATCTGAAAGATTTTCGGTCACAGCCCATTGGGGTGGGATAA
- the traM gene encoding conjugative transposon protein TraM produces the protein MKENKKKVSLLSEEARQNSSSFLPDEKKTTVERIKKPLIFTLMGIVCIGCMYLIFKPSKDKKQIESIGLNDSVPQASGSVLQADKQKAYEQEILEDKEEQKKKGLTTLSDYWNEDNAEQKQSMPDDAEETNNPALNTYRTAQSTLGSFYQQDNGETKELRRQLEDLKQELAQKEIPKAATFDDQLELMEKSYQMAAKYLPSGYASVEPAVKNTAVAKTESEEKNFSAMVPAKKSKVSSLYQLASDRNFIAEWNTGRGINSAGSMQETLQPRNSIRACVHQTQTIIGEAGVSLRLIEPAMISGRIIAAGTIVTANAKIQAGHLQLKVTSIELEGSIIPVDIAIYDLDGQQGVPVPYSAERSALTEMAGNMSQQSGTSLMMTQSAGQQVAADLSRGVVQGISGYFAKKVRTPKVTLKAGHQVYLVSKK, from the coding sequence ATGAAAGAAAATAAAAAAAAGGTCAGCCTTCTCTCAGAAGAGGCTCGCCAAAACAGTTCCTCGTTTTTGCCTGATGAAAAAAAGACAACTGTCGAGCGTATTAAAAAGCCGCTGATTTTCACACTGATGGGAATTGTATGTATCGGCTGTATGTATCTGATCTTTAAGCCCTCGAAAGATAAAAAGCAGATCGAAAGCATTGGTCTGAACGACAGCGTGCCGCAGGCAAGCGGATCTGTGCTGCAGGCAGACAAACAGAAAGCGTATGAGCAGGAAATACTCGAAGACAAAGAAGAGCAAAAAAAGAAAGGTTTAACCACGCTGTCTGATTACTGGAATGAGGATAACGCTGAGCAGAAACAATCAATGCCTGATGACGCGGAAGAAACTAACAATCCGGCGCTGAACACGTACCGTACTGCCCAAAGCACGCTGGGCTCATTCTATCAGCAGGACAACGGAGAAACCAAGGAACTGCGCCGACAGCTTGAGGACCTGAAGCAGGAGCTCGCGCAAAAGGAAATTCCCAAAGCTGCCACGTTTGATGACCAGCTGGAACTTATGGAAAAATCCTATCAGATGGCAGCCAAATACCTTCCCTCAGGCTACGCTTCTGTCGAGCCTGCAGTCAAAAACACTGCAGTAGCAAAGACGGAATCAGAAGAGAAGAATTTTTCGGCAATGGTTCCTGCAAAAAAAAGCAAAGTCTCCTCGCTGTATCAACTTGCGTCCGATAGAAATTTTATTGCAGAATGGAACACGGGAAGAGGTATTAATTCTGCCGGTTCAATGCAAGAAACGCTTCAGCCAAGAAACAGTATCAGGGCCTGTGTGCATCAAACACAAACTATTATTGGCGAAGCAGGTGTTTCACTTCGTCTTATAGAACCTGCAATGATATCGGGGCGTATCATAGCAGCTGGCACAATAGTGACGGCAAATGCCAAGATTCAGGCAGGCCACCTGCAGTTGAAAGTCACATCCATCGAACTGGAGGGCTCCATCATTCCTGTAGACATTGCTATTTATGACCTTGACGGCCAGCAGGGAGTCCCAGTTCCTTATTCTGCCGAAAGAAGTGCCCTGACTGAAATGGCGGGCAACATGAGCCAGCAGTCCGGCACGAGCCTTATGATGACACAGTCTGCAGGACAGCAGGTGGCCGCTGACCTGAGCCGCGGGGTTGTTCAGGGCATCTCGGGCTATTTCGCCAAAAAAGTGAGGACACCTAAAGTGACCCTAAAAGCAGGACATCAGGTGTATTTGGTTTCCAAAAAATAA
- a CDS encoding nitrogen regulatory IIA protein, producing MNKLRANINQWLEGLDKNWEAMPIKRQHKVILYFFAAYVLLTAVVIFNVCRDTLYARNNMALEHIESPASSGEESPASLQDSLRPIKKK from the coding sequence ATGAATAAATTAAGAGCAAATATAAACCAATGGCTGGAAGGGCTCGACAAGAACTGGGAAGCAATGCCGATAAAAAGGCAGCATAAGGTGATACTGTACTTTTTTGCAGCCTATGTGCTGCTGACCGCAGTTGTCATTTTCAACGTATGCCGCGATACGTTATACGCAAGAAACAATATGGCTCTAGAACATATCGAAAGCCCTGCCTCGTCAGGGGAAGAAAGTCCGGCGTCCCTACAGGACTCCCTGAGGCCAATTAAAAAAAAATAG
- the traN gene encoding conjugative transposon protein TraN, whose translation MKNQFKLFWAAAFLITYSLGASAQENEATSLDLGTIPPYHMQVTYDKTSHLIFPSPIRYVDLGSGYLIASKAEDAENVLRVKASVQTFEEETNFSVITDDGRFYNFNVRYSASPPALSYDLMAMQKNFDKVSASDVLFEELGKTPPSLAGLILETIYKNNKRIVKHIASESFGIQFSLKGIYIHNGKYYFHTQLENQTNVPFSIDFMSFKVVDKKTARRTATQQRPILPLRIYKTLDEIPGKATDQNVFLLDQFTIADDKLLLIEIFEKNGGRHQTLKIKNSDLVKAKVINSMHLKF comes from the coding sequence ATGAAAAATCAATTTAAACTATTTTGGGCAGCAGCCTTTTTAATAACATATTCATTAGGCGCATCTGCTCAGGAAAACGAAGCCACGAGCCTTGATTTAGGAACTATACCGCCCTACCATATGCAGGTTACTTATGACAAAACTTCCCATCTTATTTTCCCGTCCCCTATCCGATACGTGGATCTTGGAAGTGGATACCTGATTGCCTCAAAGGCCGAGGATGCTGAAAACGTCCTTCGCGTCAAGGCATCGGTCCAGACTTTTGAAGAGGAAACCAATTTTTCGGTGATTACAGATGACGGCCGTTTTTACAATTTTAACGTGCGCTACAGCGCCAGCCCGCCTGCCCTCAGCTATGATCTTATGGCGATGCAGAAGAACTTTGACAAAGTCAGTGCAAGCGATGTTCTTTTTGAGGAGCTTGGAAAAACACCGCCCTCACTGGCCGGACTGATCCTGGAAACTATATACAAAAACAACAAGCGAATCGTAAAGCACATTGCATCGGAGAGTTTCGGCATTCAGTTCAGCTTAAAGGGCATCTATATCCACAACGGGAAGTATTATTTCCATACACAGCTTGAAAACCAAACCAATGTACCTTTCAGCATTGACTTTATGAGTTTCAAGGTGGTGGATAAAAAAACAGCCAGACGCACTGCCACCCAGCAAAGGCCGATTTTGCCGCTGCGCATTTACAAAACCCTTGATGAGATTCCCGGAAAAGCCACAGACCAGAATGTGTTTCTCTTGGACCAGTTTACAATAGCAGATGACAAACTGCTGCTAATTGAGATTTTTGAGAAAAACGGAGGCAGGCACCAGACACTCAAGATTAAAAATTCAGATCTTGTAAAAGCCAAGGTGATAAACAGTATGCACCTTAAATTTTAA
- a CDS encoding PRTRC system protein C, whose translation MLLRAQLQRVFILKDKGQEIRLSDPEPRWSTEAVLNFYAPTYPILTTAKISAPAIRDDAVEYRFETVMGTKG comes from the coding sequence ATGTTATTAAGAGCACAATTACAGCGGGTTTTTATACTCAAAGACAAAGGGCAGGAAATCAGGCTTTCAGACCCCGAACCGAGATGGAGTACCGAAGCAGTACTGAATTTTTATGCCCCGACCTATCCGATACTGACCACCGCCAAAATATCAGCCCCCGCCATCAGGGACGATGCGGTCGAGTACCGATTTGAAACGGTAATGGGAACAAAAGGCTAA
- a CDS encoding DUF932 domain-containing protein, which yields MAHNINYNSKTGNYSFFSVKEKAWHGLGQIVEQYPTSSEAIKHAGLDYQVAKSPLYTKGSEIIATREGIEVGSTELAVPDCFATIRTDSNAVLGVVGKDYHIVQNREAFSFFDAIVGGGDGILYETAGALGQGERIFITAKLPDYIRVGKGDDVTEKYIFLTTSHDGSGSITAAFTPIRIVCQNTLNASLRSMSNVVRIRHTSGAKQRLDDAHKVMGLADKLSTQLEGIFNEWAQVKVTDREVKKLIQLALCPNTETLALIKKGAEDELSSVFKNTVEDAFAYAMASESQQMDTTKGTLFGAYNGVTGYYQNVRKYKDDEAKLQSIVMGGTAQGKAQKAFDLCMSFQADGSEILNLN from the coding sequence ATGGCACATAATATCAATTACAACAGCAAAACTGGCAATTACTCTTTTTTCAGCGTAAAGGAAAAAGCATGGCACGGGCTCGGGCAGATCGTGGAGCAGTACCCGACAAGCTCCGAAGCCATCAAACACGCAGGGCTTGACTATCAGGTGGCAAAAAGCCCGCTTTACACCAAGGGTTCTGAAATTATCGCAACCCGTGAGGGTATTGAAGTGGGCAGTACGGAACTGGCAGTTCCTGACTGTTTTGCCACCATACGCACAGACAGCAATGCAGTTTTGGGCGTGGTTGGGAAAGACTACCATATCGTGCAGAATCGTGAGGCGTTCAGTTTTTTTGATGCGATTGTCGGGGGCGGTGACGGTATACTGTACGAAACGGCAGGGGCACTCGGGCAGGGAGAGCGCATTTTCATTACAGCCAAACTCCCTGATTATATCCGTGTGGGAAAAGGGGATGACGTGACCGAAAAGTATATTTTCCTGACTACCTCCCACGACGGTAGCGGAAGCATCACAGCGGCTTTTACGCCCATCCGCATCGTATGCCAAAACACGCTTAACGCTTCGCTTCGCTCGATGAGCAACGTGGTGCGCATCCGCCATACCTCGGGTGCTAAACAGCGACTTGATGATGCCCATAAAGTAATGGGACTGGCGGACAAATTAAGCACCCAATTGGAAGGCATTTTCAATGAGTGGGCTCAAGTTAAAGTAACAGACAGGGAAGTTAAAAAACTGATTCAATTGGCATTATGCCCTAATACCGAAACACTCGCTTTAATCAAAAAAGGGGCAGAAGATGAACTGTCTAGCGTGTTTAAAAATACGGTAGAGGACGCTTTTGCCTACGCCATGGCGAGCGAATCACAGCAGATGGACACAACCAAAGGCACGCTTTTCGGGGCGTACAATGGAGTTACGGGCTACTATCAGAATGTGCGAAAATACAAGGACGATGAAGCCAAACTACAGTCGATTGTTATGGGAGGCACAGCCCAGGGAAAAGCCCAAAAGGCATTCGATTTATGTATGAGTTTTCAGGCGGACGGATCGGAAATCCTTAACCTGAATTAG